The genomic DNA CAGGGCCTTTGTCTCGGGAGGTGAATCAGCTTCAACAGAGTCACTTTAACCAGGAGGTGTCCTTATGTTGACGGAAGATGCGATCGTCGAACAGCTTCGCCATTCCAATACCGAATTCCGGGAGCTCGAAGCGTCCCACCATCGCCTGGACTTAGAACTCAACGAATTGCAGAAGCGCCATGTCCTGACCCCCTCGGAAGAAATCGAGAAAAAACGGATACAAAAGGAAAAATTGGCGAAGAAAGACAAGCTTGCAGAACTGATTCGTCTCTACCGCGAGCAAAGCCTCGAGCCGGCGCGGTAGAAGGCTGATCGGCCACTGATTCCGCAGGCGGCTGAATCCGTCGATATGGGACAGAACATCCATCCGCTTGCTTCCCACATCCAAGCCGTCAAACGACGGCTGCTCATCATCGGTGCGACGGTCTTGAGCGCATTGGTGCTGACCTTCTCTTTTTCCTCCGAAATGGTCGCATGGCTCAACCGACCTTTTTCCAACCAACTGGTGTTTTACGGTCCCACGGAGGCGTTGTTCGCCTCGATCAAGGTGTCGTTGTTGGCGGCTCTCATCCTCAGCTTGCCGGTCATTTTTTATCAGTGTTGGAAGTTCATCGAGCCCGCTCTGTTACCGAAGGAACAGCGTTGGGCGATTCCGCTATTCATGGTGGCGGGAGGGCTGTTTGCATTAGGGTTGGTCTTCTGCAACGTGGTGATTTTGCCGTTGGTGATCGACCTGTTCGTGAGTTTCGGACTCGATCGTGATATCACTCCCCAATTGAGTGTCGGTACCTATATTGATTTTAACGTAAAATTTCTGCTCATCTTCGGCTGTGCCTTCGAACTGCCCTTGGCCATGAGTCTCGCGGCTATGGCGGGAGTGGCATCAGCAGACTCGTTTGCTCGTTACCGTAAACATGCTGTGTTGTCGTGTCTTATTATCTCCGCCATCGTCACTCCTGACGCGACGCTCTTCACCATGCTTTTGATGGCGGTTCCTTTGATGGCGCTGTATGAGATCGGGATTCTCGGCGCCCGGCTTTTCGGGCGGAATCAGAACTCGGAGAGGATCGATTTGCCGCTCGATCCGGATCTCCCGATTAACACCGCCGGGACGAGACTACGATGAGGCATGAGGCTGTGAAGATTCAACGCATATGCACGATCGTTTTTGTGATATTGATGTGGGATGTTCTTCTTTGTTCGGCCGGTGGAGAGAGCCTGGAGGTCTCCAATCTGTCGGTGCCGCCTCCAACGTTGGGAGTTTCAGCATCTTCGGCGGCATCCGGCCTATCCGAACAATCCGCAGCAAGCGTGCAGGCTCTTGTGATGGGAATCAATGGAGTCGTCTATGCCGGATCCTTCGGGCATGGGATTTTTCGCACCCAGGACCGCGGTGCGACGTGGGCTCCAGTAGGAGACGGTATCACCGATCCTTTTATTTTGAGTTTGGCCTCCACGAAAGATGGAACAGTCTATGCCGGTACCTTCCGTGGCGGAGTGTTCCGGTCACGCGATGGAGGAAACAGCTGGCAGCCTGTGAATGAGGGGCTCAAACGGCTTGAAGTCAAGGCGTTACTTGCGGTGAATCAGGAGCTATTTGCCGGCACCGGAGACGGCGTATATCGCCTGTATGGCTCCGAGGATCATTGGATGCCTATGACGTCTGGCTTAAACGACATTCTGGTTCACGCACTCGCTCGCTCTGCAGATGGAACATTATTCGCTGGAACTTCCGGTCAAGGCCTCTTTCGGTTCAGCCCTCGCTCTACCGGCTGGGTTCGTATGCGGCATGGGTTGAAGGACCACGAGGGGATGATTGAAAATTTCATTCGTGTGTTGGTGATTGATGAGGACCAGAGCATTTTTGCCGGAACGTTCGACGGCGGAGTCTTTCGCAGCATCGACGGCGGACAAACGTGGCGACCAATCAGCCGGGCACTGCCCAACGACTCTATTCGTGGCATCGTATTCAGTGATCAAGGAGTGGTTGTCGCGACTGGAAACGGGATTTTTAAGACCATGGACAAGGGCAAGCAATGGATCCCCATGAATAACGGTCTGGAGAACCTTGCGGTACAGGTGTTGATTAAAGCCGGTGATAAAGGTTTGTATGCCGGGACAAGTTCAGGCGTATTTCGCAGCGATGACGGTGTCTCATGGACGGCCGTTAATCAGGGGCTGGATGCGGGAATAGCGCCACCGCCGTTTCTCTTTCGGTAAATCTAGAAAGGACGAATGCGATGACTGGTAAAGAGGAAAAGATACGGGCAACAATCGCCGTCACGAGCAAGAGCCAACCTATGGGAGAAATTATACTTAGGTTCTTTCATGATGTGGCGCCCGGCCACGTCGACAATTTTGTCAAACTTTCTCGAGAAGGATTTTATAATGGGACGACGTTTCACCGCGTCATCCCTGGTTTCATGATTCAGGGAGGAGACCCCAACAGTAAGAATTCCGACCGCTCATCCCACGGAATGGGTGGACCTGGTTATAAGGTGAAGGCAGAGTTCAACAGTACGCCGCACAAGCGAGGCATTGTCTCGATGGCTCGCGCGAACGATCCGGATAGCGCCGGGTCCCAGTTCTTTATTTGCGTCGCAGATGCCAATTTCCTCGATTGGCAATATACGGTATTTGGGGAGGTGGTCAGCGGAATGGAGGTGGCCGACAAGATCGTCAATATGAAGCGTGATGGGCATGACAATCCGCTGGAGCGAGCTGAGATGACCGTCACGATTAGTGAAGGTTGAGGCAAAGGCAGAGGTTAATGTCAAAATGCCGTTGAGCTTTCGTCGTCTGGTCTTAGCCTTGACCTCAGCCTTCTTGCTGTTCGGTTGTGCCGCTCCACATGTGCCATCGCGAATTATTTATGAGGATCCAGTCAATTTCGTGCGGTTGGAAGAGGACTCGGAAGTGCTCCCCGAATGGCCGCCGAGCCACCATAGCCATCCATTCACGATCGAACCGGAAAAAATGCGGGCGATTTTGTCGGGATTGAAGGTACAGGAACATTGGATTGCGCTGCAGCGGTGGCTGCGGGGGGAGTCTCCCCTGGTTCCAGCCTTTACGGATGAGGAGTTGGATCTCTTATCTGTGCGCTTGTCGGAGGCGCTGGAGGAGGCAAAAGACAACGAGCGGGTGACCTTCTATTTGAGTCAACCGCAGACATTTGCGAGGCGAATTATCACGACGGGCGGACTCTACGTGCATGGGACGGAATTGCATATCCTCTTAGGAAATTGGAGAATCATTTACGGCATCCCGGCCTATGGAATGATTTATGATCGGCGTTACCCTATGCGACCGACTGCGGCGAAAGGATTCGATCTGATCTTTCAGCCGTCCGACGCCGTGATTCCGATGAAGAGCAGCTTGCTGGACGGAATTTTGGCCAATGCGAAGGACGAACTCATTATTGATTTAACCAAGCTTGACCCACCCCATCCGGAGGTTTCTCTCGTAAGATCTTGTATGAATCATAAGTCGCCTCGTTAGCGGCACGGCGACACAGTTCGCGTTCTATTGACGCGGGAAAAGCCGCTGGAAGAAAAAAAGAGGAAGAGGAAGGCCTTATCGACCACCCAGGAGGTACATCTTAGGTACCTCTATCAGCGCTTCGGCGATGGACTGCCAACCGAGCTTGCTTTGGCCTTCAATGCGGTCACAAAAGCGGATGGGTAATTCCACTACCTCCGCGCCCAGCTGTACTGCTCGCCAGGCCAGCTCTACTTGAAAGATGTACCCTTTCGTCCGGACGGTTGCAAGGTTCATCCGCGTCAAGAGCTCACGGCGATAACAGCGGAATCCTCCTGTCCAGTCGTGGACGGCCGAACCGAGGAAGAGGCTGACGTAGGTATTTCCGCAGCGAGAGACAAAACGACGGCTTGCGTTCCAATTTTCGGTTCCTCCGCCGGGTACATAGCGACTTCCAATCACGAGATCGGCGGTTCGGCTGCGGTGTACCAACCGGGGCAGATCCCAGGGAGCATGGCTGAAGTCGCAATCCATTTCGATGATGAGGCTGTAATTGCGCTGCAGCGCCCACGTGAAGCCCGCCAAATAAGCCGGTCCAAGCCCTTCTTTTTTCGACCGGTGCAGGACCTGTACATGTCCATGCTTGCCACTAAGCCGATCGGCTAGCTCTCCGGTTCCGTCCGGCGAGTTATCATCAACGATTAAGATATCGGCCACAAGATATTGACCGATCGCCAGCACAAGCGCCTCAAGATTGGCTCGTTCATTGTAAGTCGGGAGGACAATGACGATCGATTGTTTGAAATCGAACGGTGAGGGGGGGACCAGTTGTTTACCTGCCGTCACTTGGGAATATCCTAGATACTGGTGGTCAGTAGAATCGTGTGGGCCGATGGCGATGCGTGCGCTGTCGGCACCTCGAGCGATCAGTTCCTCAGCAAGCTCGAAGTCCGAGACGACGTAGGCTTCATCTTTGCTCAGCTCTTGGAGAGGAAAGACACAGTTGTTCTTGCGGACGGGACAGTAGCGTATTGAAGGTGCCAAGGCCTTCTCTACTAATTGCACGGAAAGTGATTCGTCGATTGGCATAAAGATACTGCAATCTGCTCCGGAGACGAGCGGCATTGTAAACAACAGGAAGTACTCGGGCAAGTCGAAGTCCACCTGATTGCCCGTGCGTATTTGTCGTGCATTTTGACAGTGTAGGAACGGCTATGCTAGAGTCCGCAGTCCATTGATATTCCAGATTTTTCTTGACTTAACTTCTTAAGGAATGCTGTATGAGCGGGACACATGGGCATGCGGTTATTGTGGCAGGAGCAGGACCGGCTGGTATGGCTGTTGCCAGCGCGCTTTCAAAAGCCGGCCACGAAATCATTATTCTCAATCGTGATATCAAATTTGGAGGATTGGCTGAATATGGGATATTCCCTTCTAAGCTGAAGCTGCGTGGTGGACTTAAGAAACAATACTGGGAGCTTCTTCAGCAAAAGAATGTTCATTACTTTGGCAATGTCTCCATCGGGAACGGAAAGGACCTCACGGTCGAAGATGTGCGCGGGTTGGGTGCAAGCGCGGTTGTCTTCACGATCGGTGCGCAAGGAACCAAAGCCATTGGCGTTGAAGGGGACTCGGCTCAAGGCGTATTTCACGCGAAGGATGTGGTGTATCACTTCAATCGGTTACCGGGTTTTGGCGATCGTCCGTTTGAAGTGGGGAAACATGTCGCCGTGATCGGAGCGGGAGATGTGATGGTAGATATTGCTCACTGGTTGATCCGCTATAAGAAAGTTGGGAGGGTCACGGCAATTGTCAGACGGGGACCCGTGGAACGCAAGTACAATCCAAAAGAAATTCGCAGCATCTGTGCCAATATGGATCTAGAGGGAATCAAAGCCGAGTTCGAGCGCATCAAGGACCGTCTTGCCAAGGTCGGCCAGAATCCTGATGAAGTCTTACAAGCATTCACCCACGAGTTTACTAAATGCGAGCCCAAGGTGAGTGAGACGAAGATGGGATTTCGGTTCCTTGCATCACCAAAGCGTATTCTGGTTGGCGGTGACAATCGGGTTCGTGGACTGGAAATGGAAGATAACCGGCTCGACCCTAAAGGAGAAGATACCGTCGCCGTGGGGCTGAAACAGTATTATGAATTTCCCTGTGATTCGGTTGTTTTTGCTGTCGGCGACAAGGTAGATGAAACGGTCGGTCTACCCTATAAGAACGGTATGTTTACCACGAACCCGAACAAGACCGGCAATGATCCCGATGATGCGCTCTTTCAGGCCTACGATGAATCTATGGGCACGGTCATGGACGGCGTGTTTTTGGCCGGTTGGGCTCGAAAAGCCAGTGAGGGTCTCGTCGGCGTCGCGAAGCGTGACGGAGATTGGTGTGCGGAAGTCGTCGAGCGCTATCTGACATCCAAGAACGGTACCGATGCCAAGATCGTGCTGGATCGCTTGCACGCACTTCTTCGAAAGCGTCAAAGTCGTCCAGTCGACATAAATGGCTTACGGGCACTCGATGTGGCAGAACGCTCATTCGCCGGGAAAGCAGACTGTATCGGAGAGTTTAAATTTTCAGCAAATCAAGACATGCTCAAATATATTGAACAAGGGAATGTATAAAGAATGTTCCATATCCCGTTTCACACGTGCCCCCATTTCAACTTCTCCCGCAATACTTCGTAATAGTGACTTTCTGGAAATCTAATCAATCTTGTCCGATAGTCTGAAGCCTGAATGACGGCTGTATCACCCTGTGTCATGGCAACGCCGACTTGCCCATCGAGAGTGGCCATTGATCCGTCATCCTTACTGGTCAACGTCACTTCAATGACGACATCGCCTGGTACGATCAATGGGCGATGGGTCAATGTATGCGGACAGATTGGAGTCAAGATGAGCGCCTGAAGGGCGGGAGTCATGATGGGACCTCCCGCAGAGAGGGAATAGGCGGTAGAGCCTGTGGGTGTTCCGATGATCAAGCCGTCACCTCGTAGGTTGGCCACGAACTGGCCTTCTATGGCGATCTGTAGTTCGATCATACGAGCGAGGGTGCCTTTACTGATGACGACATCGTTGAGTACGATTCCTCGCGCGACTGTTTCTCCGTGCCGATGAACGTGCGTCGCCAACATCAGTCGTTCATCGAGGGTAAAGTCGTTGGCGAATACTCGCTCCAGCGAAGGATAGAGATTGTCCAGCCGCACCTCGGTTAAAAATCCGAGCCCCCCCATGTTGACCCCCACGATAGGAATGCTCCGTTCCGCTGCCAGCCTTGCGGCATTCAGAATGGTTCCGTCTCCGCCCAGCACTAACAGCACATCGGCCTTTTCGGTAAGTTGCGTTTTCTGAATCCCGCCCGGTTCGTTCAATAACGTTGCAGACGTCGTATCGAGAATAACGTTGATGCTGCGGGCTCGGAGCCAGGCAACGACTCCGAGTAATGTGGCTTTGACCTCAGGAAATTTTGGCTTGGTGAGAATTCCGACACTTTTACTTTTCATGGATTCCGTATGCGTGAGCGGCCAAAAAGGAGGGCGATTGTATCGGGATGTTTCTTTTTATGTCAACGCATGGTCACTCACATTGTAGCTAGCCCATCATCTGTCCGCTTTTTGTAGCACATGAAGTGTCCGGTTTACGGTGCGCCCTCAAGGAGGGCCACCATGATGCGGGCGACAGTGCTACAGGAGGTGAGACGGATGCGATTTGAAGAGTTGTATGCGCGGCGACACCGAGGGGAACTGACCATGGCGGAGGCGGCGGAGCTGTTAGGCGTCACGGAACGGACGTTTCGCCGCTGGAGCGTCCGCTACGAAACCGAGGGTGTGGAGGGATTAGAAGATCGGCGGCTGGGCCGGGCCTCGGCTCGGGCGGTGCCGGTAGATGAAGCGCTTCGGATGGTGACGTTGTATGAGACACAGTACCGGGGCTGGACCGTGAAGCATTTTCATGAGCGCTGGCACCAAGAGCATGGGGGGACGCGCTCTTACACGTGGACGAAGAACCGGCTGCAACGGGCAGGACACGTGACTCGGGCCTCCCGGCGCGGAGCGCATCGCAAGAAGCGGCCCCGCAAACCCTTGCCGGGGATGATGCTGCACCAAGACGGATCCCGGCATGAATGGGTACCGGGATGCCAATGGGATCTGATTGTGACTCTGGATGATGCGACCAGCGAGATGTACTCGGCCTTCTTCGTCGAAGAAGAAGGGACGATGAGCAGTTTCCGGGGTCTGCGGGAGGTCATTGAAAAACAGGGCCTGTTCAGTTCCCTCTATACCGATCGCGGCTCGCACTACTGGTATACGGAGAAGACGGGAGGCAAGGTCGATAAGACGCGGCTCACGCAGGTGCATCGGGCGCTCCGGCAATTGGGGATCACGCTCATTGCCGCCTATTCGCCGGAAGCGCGGGG from Nitrospira sp. includes the following:
- a CDS encoding Twin-arginine translocation protein TatC, whose amino-acid sequence is MGQNIHPLASHIQAVKRRLLIIGATVLSALVLTFSFSSEMVAWLNRPFSNQLVFYGPTEALFASIKVSLLAALILSLPVIFYQCWKFIEPALLPKEQRWAIPLFMVAGGLFALGLVFCNVVILPLVIDLFVSFGLDRDITPQLSVGTYIDFNVKFLLIFGCAFELPLAMSLAAMAGVASADSFARYRKHAVLSCLIISAIVTPDATLFTMLLMAVPLMALYEIGILGARLFGRNQNSERIDLPLDPDLPINTAGTRLR
- a CDS encoding Peptidyl-prolyl cis-trans isomerase, whose product is MTGKEEKIRATIAVTSKSQPMGEIILRFFHDVAPGHVDNFVKLSREGFYNGTTFHRVIPGFMIQGGDPNSKNSDRSSHGMGGPGYKVKAEFNSTPHKRGIVSMARANDPDSAGSQFFICVADANFLDWQYTVFGEVVSGMEVADKIVNMKRDGHDNPLERAEMTVTISEG
- a CDS encoding Undecaprenyl-phosphate mannosyltransferase is translated as MDFDLPEYFLLFTMPLVSGADCSIFMPIDESLSVQLVEKALAPSIRYCPVRKNNCVFPLQELSKDEAYVVSDFELAEELIARGADSARIAIGPHDSTDHQYLGYSQVTAGKQLVPPSPFDFKQSIVIVLPTYNERANLEALVLAIGQYLVADILIVDDNSPDGTGELADRLSGKHGHVQVLHRSKKEGLGPAYLAGFTWALQRNYSLIIEMDCDFSHAPWDLPRLVHRSRTADLVIGSRYVPGGGTENWNASRRFVSRCGNTYVSLFLGSAVHDWTGGFRCYRRELLTRMNLATVRTKGYIFQVELAWRAVQLGAEVVELPIRFCDRIEGQSKLGWQSIAEALIEVPKMYLLGGR
- a CDS encoding Ferredoxin--NADP(+) reductase, actinobacterial (eukaryote-like) type, which produces MSGTHGHAVIVAGAGPAGMAVASALSKAGHEIIILNRDIKFGGLAEYGIFPSKLKLRGGLKKQYWELLQQKNVHYFGNVSIGNGKDLTVEDVRGLGASAVVFTIGAQGTKAIGVEGDSAQGVFHAKDVVYHFNRLPGFGDRPFEVGKHVAVIGAGDVMVDIAHWLIRYKKVGRVTAIVRRGPVERKYNPKEIRSICANMDLEGIKAEFERIKDRLAKVGQNPDEVLQAFTHEFTKCEPKVSETKMGFRFLASPKRILVGGDNRVRGLEMEDNRLDPKGEDTVAVGLKQYYEFPCDSVVFAVGDKVDETVGLPYKNGMFTTNPNKTGNDPDDALFQAYDESMGTVMDGVFLAGWARKASEGLVGVAKRDGDWCAEVVERYLTSKNGTDAKIVLDRLHALLRKRQSRPVDINGLRALDVAERSFAGKADCIGEFKFSANQDMLKYIEQGNV
- a CDS encoding NAD kinase; translation: MKSKSVGILTKPKFPEVKATLLGVVAWLRARSINVILDTTSATLLNEPGGIQKTQLTEKADVLLVLGGDGTILNAARLAAERSIPIVGVNMGGLGFLTEVRLDNLYPSLERVFANDFTLDERLMLATHVHRHGETVARGIVLNDVVISKGTLARMIELQIAIEGQFVANLRGDGLIIGTPTGSTAYSLSAGGPIMTPALQALILTPICPHTLTHRPLIVPGDVVIEVTLTSKDDGSMATLDGQVGVAMTQGDTAVIQASDYRTRLIRFPESHYYEVLREKLKWGHV
- a CDS encoding Transposase encodes the protein MMRATVLQEVRRMRFEELYARRHRGELTMAEAAELLGVTERTFRRWSVRYETEGVEGLEDRRLGRASARAVPVDEALRMVTLYETQYRGWTVKHFHERWHQEHGGTRSYTWTKNRLQRAGHVTRASRRGAHRKKRPRKPLPGMMLHQDGSRHEWVPGCQWDLIVTLDDATSEMYSAFFVEEEGTMSSFRGLREVIEKQGLFSSLYTDRGSHYWYTEKTGGKVDKTRLTQVHRALRQLGITLIAAYSPEARGRSERVFRTLQDRLPKELALARITTIAAANRYLTEQFLPAYNRRFAVPAVEAGTAFVPWIGSNLAEILCVQDERVVANDNTVRYQGQHLQIPPDQHRFHYVKTTVRVHAYPDSTLAVFHGPRCLARYQPDGRVIESKDAPSSRRGPTRRSGGRPIVDPRPIVRENISAHG